The Neomonachus schauinslandi chromosome 13, ASM220157v2, whole genome shotgun sequence DNA segment GATAAGATGATCTTGGGAGGGAGGTGTTCAGGAAATAAGTGATTGTGAAAGACTTCTCTGCACAGGTGACATTCAGGCTGAGGCCTAAGGGATAGGAAGATGTTGGTCATCGGGAGAGCATTCCACACAGTGGCCAATGTGTGCAAGGGTTCCATGGTGGGAAATAGCCGGACATGTTCAAGGAATGGAAAGGAGGCCATTGGGCCAGAGCATTCGCTTTCATCTGAGGTGCAACTGGAAGCAACTGAAGGGTTTTTaagtgggaaagaaaacagatatgaCTTATGTCTAAAAATGATTACTCTGGCTCCTTTAGAGAAAGTGAATTGAAGGAGGCAAAGGTGGATGCTGGGGAACCGGTCGAGGGCCATTACAGTGGTCCGAGTGAGAAAGTTTGTGGTTGGAACCCAAGTTTGGGGAGTGGATGGACTTAAGATCTATTTTGGAGTTAGAGTCTCCAGGATTGAATGATGGGTTGTTGAGGGGgaaatgagggagaaggaggaataCAGACCAAGCCCTAGGGTTGTGTGCATAGAGGGAACATTAATGGAAATGAAAGGTAGGAAGAGCAGTAACTCTGGgggaaccaaaatcaagagtgaggtTTGGATAGGTTACATGCCTGGTTGCCATCCAAGTAGAAATGTCAAGTAAGTAGTTGTATctggagcacagaggagagaTCTGGGCtaggaaaataaatttgggaGCCAGGGAAAGATGAAATTGCCTAAAGAGTACAGCAAGTGAAGAAAAGCAAGCCCAGGACTGAGCTTTGGGAAGGGCAGGCCCCTCCAACATTTACCAGCgaaatggaagaggaggaaaaggcagTAAGATGGGAATGCCAAGAGAGGGCAGCATCATCGAAACCAAAAGAGGGGGTACTTCGAAAAGAGAAGGAGTCGACTCTATTAAATGTTCCTGAGATGTCAagtaagagagagacaaaaagtgaTCTTTGGGGAGAAACATGGAGATCATGCGTGACCTTGAAGAATACAGTcagggggggaaagggggaggcagGTGCCAGTGGGTGGCATCCTAACTGTTGGGGTCACTCGGCTTTGCTGTGATCTCTGGGAAACCATGAAACCTTTGGGCATCGGCAAACGGTGAGGTGAGGAGGGTCTTGTGTGGCTGATCGAGAGGACCTGATGCCTCAGAAACTCAGGCAGGCAGAGTGTTCTATGTCTCCTGCCTCTGACTGGTGTATGGGAAGCTCAAGCTTCCCAAACCTGACAAGACGGTGCAGGGGTTCGAGGATCCTTGGAAACATCCTCCTCCAGATTCTGCTAACTAAcctgtttccctctccccctgcctctgcccctccaggacACTTCACAGCCATGGTGTGGAAGAATACAAAGaagatgggagtggggaaggcatCTGCAAGTGACGGGTCTTCCTTCGTGGTGGCCCGATACTTCCCAGCAGGGAATGTCGTCAACCAGGGCTTCTTTGAAGAAAATGTCCTGCCTCCAAAGAAGTAATTCATTAAATGTAATGGGAATGTGGCAGACTTAACATGGATACGAAGTGCCTAGAACAACAAAAACTCAGCTGTGTGTCTGTCCCTGTGGGtgtatgtgcttgtgtgtgtgatGCATGTGAGTGTGTCTTGCACACGCACTTGGATATACGCTTCTGTATGAACTTATTCTTATCAAAAGGAATGAGCCTATGAAGCCTTTACCCTGATGGTTCCCTAGACCACAATTATTTGGACGCAGAGGGGAAAgaatcaattttaaaactttttttttttttttaagcaaacttcTTCTGTACATTTCTTATAATATTCATCCCTGGGCTTTTTCTATTCCAAACGTTTGTGATGCTTCGAGGTGAAGTTCATTTTATGTGATTTTCATGCATTGTAATCTACTTTTGGTAGATATGTAAGATTATTAAACTCTCATTTAAATGTAACATAAAACAGCTTTAAACACGTAAATATAGAGCAGCTTCCATTGGAAACATGGGACAGGCAGGAACTGCATTTCACAGAATGATTGGGATTGCTCAGTTGTAAGACATGATGTCATCTGCATGCCTCCTGGAATTCTCTGATGGGAATGCCAAAgaacaaatggagagaaaagtTGCACTTCCTTGCATTTTCTATCTTTAAATAGCAAAGTACGACTACTACCACTGcccttgccctcctcccaccttttttcttaaaatcctcTGGCATCTCAGAGCTCGGTATGTGCCTCCTGGTTTCTGGGGCCTGGGTCTGAAagtcacccctcccccacctcagcgAGGTGGCCCCGGGCCTGCTCCGGGAGGAAGCCCCTCACGCTGCCCGGGCTCTCGGCCAAGCATCTGACCGATGAGGTCAGCGAGCGTGGGGTGAGTGTGAGCTCACCAGGGCCCCCGGAGGAAGCCCTCGGCCTCTGGCCTGCCCTCGCACGCAGGGCGGGAGCCCCGGCCTGTTCGGCAGCCGTGGCGGCAGCTGCGCCCTGCTCCCTCCTGGGGTGTGTGACAGGCCCAAGTGTTCCAGGGAGACAGCCCACGTGGGGGCTTAGACTCGCcagtttgcttctttgttttgccTCACACCCTACAAAGTTCCCCTGAGTAACGATTTCACGTGGTCCGCGTGGGAGGAAGCGACCCAGACGCCCAGCTGGGTGTCCTGAAAGCATGGCCTGTCCAAGCGGTAAGACGGCCGGGGTGGGAGTTAGGAGGCTGCCGCCTTAGGGTCAGTCGGAGCAGGCCAGTCAGGGAACATGCTTCCCGAAGGTCTGCGCCGCACTGTGAACACAGCCTCGTGCTGTGCCCTTCACTTCACCCAGGAATAGTGACTGAGACAAcaataaagttttcttcttttgtgtaaCATCTTCCATGTCATTCATGCCCGATTCTTGATTGGTGTCCAAGGTAATCATAACTCTTAGTTCCTGTCTTAGGTAACTCAGGCTTCCCAGTACGTCCGACCTCTCCCCTGTACCTTGCGCCCCTTTGGCAGCTACGTTTTGATCCGTGTGACCTACCCTCAACACGGCTGACTGGACTGAAGTGGACATGTGATCCAAAGGCAGCCAATCCCTGGGCTGGCCACGGACCAGGAATTTGAGCTAAGAAAtgagcagagggcgcctgggtggctcagttggttgggcgactgccttcggctcaggtcatgatcctggagtcccaggatcgagtcccgcatcgggctccctgcttggcagggagtctgcttctccctctgaccctcctccctctcatgctctctgtctcaaataaataaataaaatctttaaaaaaaaaaaaaaagaaatgagcagagaGTTTGCCAGTGGAACTAAAAAAATTAGGATGCCATGAGTCTGAGTTAGGGCCGTGGCCAGCCAGAACTCTATGCAAGCCAACTTGCCAGTTGAAAATAAGTGGAAGTGAGAAAGCCAGTGTTAGAGGAACAAAAGAGGTGGCGCTCCTGAGCTTTCCAGCTCTGGGCCCAATCCGCGTATCGTTAAAACATACCCCTCGTCTTCAGGGCTTCCCAGCAAAAGGATATGTCAACTGATGTTCCCCAGAAGGTTGGAATATGGGGGTCCCCTCCCCGAGGGAGTCTTCTTAAGCCAAAAATGCTGAGCTGGGCCGGGAGTGGAGGGTGGGTGGAATAAAAAGCCTGGGCTGAGGCCACACCTGGGCAGCCACCATGAGCAACAGGGACTGAATGATCAGTCAGTGGACTTCCTGGTGGCTCCTGGGGAGACCGTGCAcgaaatacacatacacaaccAGGGGGTGGACACTGGCATGCAGCCAAGCTCTTGAGGCTGGCATCTGTTTCCTCAGTTGGCTGGAGAAAGATAAAAGCTGACCAGAAGAGCTTTCTAGGTTGAAGAAAAGCCAGGCAACAAAGCCGGCTGAGCAGGTGGGCActaattttacttcttcaatggatttctttctttctgtttttttttaaagatttttatttagttattcatgagtgacaaagagagagagaggcagagggagaagcaggctcccaaggagcagagagcccgatgagggactcgatcccaggaccctgggatcatgacctgagccgaaggcagacgctcaaccatctgagccacccaggcgccctcttcaatGGAGTTCTTAAAGACAGCAACTCCTACAGTTCAATTAGAGCAGAGGACAAGCCAGACTGCCAGCTCTCCTTTGTAGCCAGAGAACCGAGGAAGGAATCGGGGACCTCAGCTCCAAGCTCTAGCCCTGTGCTCTCAGAGTTGtgctcccttccccactctgggCTGCAGTCTGTCCAGCTGTACGAGGTCTGGCACATGGAGTTAAGTCTACTGGACCTTCTCAGGTCCATGACACCCCCTATGCCCAACTTTCTCAACTGGAGAGACCTTCCTGCCCTGGTGGTCTGGCgcttgaaacaaaagcaaaggggCCCAGCCTACTCCACCAAAGTGCCCCAGGACGTGGGGGCCAAGGGGCAGATGCAACAACAGGCCTGACCCCACCCATGCTCTACTCTTGGTTGGAATGCCCCAGGAGGTGAGGTCGGCCAGCCTCTCGCCAGGTCAGGCCTAGATGCCAATAGGAATGAAAAGGTGTCTGGTATCAACACCAAGAGGTCTCACCTGTGCCTAAATTGCTGCCACCCCTCGCGAGATCAGGGCTGGCGAAGCCTTGAGAGCTCAGTTAATCTCACatggagaaaacagagaagaaccCACCCAGACCACACAGCTAGTCTGGTGGAGAGGCTGAAATCTAAGCCTTTTCATGGAGAAAACAGAAGTTCTTAGCTTTGTGCAGAGATCCCTCAAGAGACTGAGGGCCTCTATACCATTCAGGAATCAAGGTGAACAGATTCAGCATTAAAACATAagtactttggggcgcctgggtggctcagtcgttaggcgtctgccttcggctcagctcatggttccagggtcctgggatggaggcccacatcgggctccctgctcgacgggaagcctgcttctccctctcccactccccctgcttgtgttccttctcttgctgtgtctctctctgtcaaatagataaataatatttttttttgaaagattttatttatttatttgagagaaagaatgagagagagagcatgagaggggtgagggtcagagggaggagcagactcgctgctaagcagggagcccgatgcgggactcgatcccggaactccaggatcatgacctgagccgaaggcagtcgcttaaccaactgagccacccaggcgccccataaataaataatatctttaaaaaacaaaaaacgttaAGTGCTTTTGAAGTTTTCAAGTTGCCAAATCCCCCAAGAAAAAGCCAGGTCGGAAATGGAAGAATGAGGTACAGAGACGCTGAATGATCACCTGACTAAGCCAGGGAAGGAAAGAGCAGGCGGGCTCCACTCTTCCTTGTAGGGGCGCTAAGGACGACCTAAGGATCAGGGATGGCGCTTGGGGCCCAGGTCCTCTCGGTACCATGTGGCCATCGCCGCAAAGGCCTTCGAGTTGAGCCCCTTGCCGGGAGCCCCCCAAGGCTGGTCCGGGGTGGGGCCCCTGGGCTCTCCCACTCTCGGCAGAAGCCGTCCGCCCTCCGTGGGGGCTCCGGCTGACCCTTAGCCCTTCCTCGGCACGGACACTCCCGGAAGCCCACGCCCGCGCGGGGGCGGCGGAATCTGCGGGCACCCCACCCCGCGGGGGGCCCAGGGGTGACGCCCCGAGTCAGAGTCGGCTTGTCTGCCGGGCTCCGCACCCCACCTGTAAAGCGGGCACAGCCGGCTTTTTGGTGAACGTGGGAGGCCCTGCCACGGGCATTCCAGTCGCCGCGGGCGGCCGGACGCGAGGGAGCCCTGCGGCCAGGGGGccggggaggctgggagggggcgTTGCTGTCCCCGCGGGGAGGGGCTGCGGTGGGCGAGCGCAGGGGGCGCGGCCGCCGGGGCCTGCGAGCCCGAGATGGCTCTCCAGCTCCACCGCGTGGCCGGACGAGGCTGGCGGAGCCCGCCCAAACGGGGCGCGGGATTCCGGAGGGATTCCagactccccaccaccaccaaacaccAACCAGACGACACGACAGGTATTTACGTACAAAGGGAGCAGCCAAGGACACCGGCGCTGGGTGAACTAAGATGGTATCAATAAAGTAAGggcagctaacatttactgaacgtTTACTACAAGCCAAACATTGTTACTTAACGCGCTCtcatcattatctcatttaaattctTAATAATCTTCAAAGCGGGTACTATTACTCCCatgtcacagatgaggaaactgaggtttagagagtcTGAGCCACTTGTCCAAATCGACGTTTGATGGAGAGAGCTGACCCACCAGAGCCCCCAAAGTTGCATGACCACAGATTTGAAAATGTGGACAGAAGGTCCCAGTTTGCTGTGGAACTGAAATCATCAGGGCTTCAGAGGTGCTCCCACCCCCCATGTGTGGCTCACTCCTCTATCCCTACTCAGCCAGTGGCCTCTACACctccctctattttattttatttttttaaagattttatttatttatttgagagagagaatgagagagagcacatgagaggggttagggtcagagggagaagcagactccccgcggagcagggagcccgttgagggactcgatccagggactccaggatcatgacctgagccgaaggcagtcgcttaaccaactgagccacccaggtgcccatctccttctattttaaagaagaatggtGTCCATGGCTACAGAGTTCAGAAGGCAAAGGATAGAGCCTGAAATTCTTCTCTGATGGCCAGGAGCCTTGGCAGAGAGAGGTACCTAGAGGCCTGAGAATCAGAGACTGGGGAGAGTTAGGTAGTTAGGAGCTTCCTGGAAAGATGAAGAGTACTGAGTTATAGAAGGCTTGGCTTCCATGCCCTGGTCTGATTCCAacctgctgtgtgatcttgggcaagttccttctcttctctgggctTGTTTCCCTCCTGTAGATGGAAGGATCCTTCTAGATCCAAAAATCTCTTAtcttcccccaccttccccttttcccttcctatACCACCCCCACCCAGACTGGCTCCGACATTCCAAAAATAGCCTTGAACTGAGTTTTAAAAGCCCCAGGTAAGAGCTGCAACCCATCTCTGAGATTCTCCTGAGCTCTGGGCCCAGGGCTTTAAATCCTGGCAGGGTATCTAGCCTTGGCAGGTTGCAGCCATCAGAGGGGAGAAAGGTCCTGTGCGTCTGAGAAAGGCCTCAGGGGCTGGCATTGTGATGACCTCATCCATTCTATGACATcaccctctctcccagcccccctcctccctgatCAACTACTCTGCAAACAACCATCAATCTGAATCCCAAAGGCCTGAGAACGTCTGTTCTCCAGTACCTGCTGCTGATCTTCTGCCTCAGCCAGCAAGAAGCACCATGAAATTGGAATTCACGGAGAAAAACTACAACAGCTTTGTGCTGCAGAACCTGAACAAACAGAGGAAACGCAAAGAGTACTGGGACATGGCCCTGACTGTGGACCACCATGTTTTCTTTGCACATCGCAACGTGCTGGCTGCTGTCTCCCCACTGGTGAAGAGCCTCATCTCCAGCAATGACATGAAGACCACCGATGAGCTCTTCATCACCATTGACCCCAACTACCTGAGTCCGGCCACGGTGGACCAGCTCCTGGACTACTTCTACAGTGGCAAGGTGGTGATCTCGGAGCAGAACGTGGAGGAGCTCCTTCGCGGGGCCCAGTATTTCAACACACCACGCCTTCGAATCCACTGTAACGACTTCCTGATTAAGTCCATCCGCCGTGCGAACTGCTTGCGCTACCTCTTCTTGGCTGAGTTGTTTGAGCTCAAAGAGGTATCAGACTTGGCCTACTCTGGCATTCGTGACAACTTCCACTACTGGGCCAGTCCTGAGGGCTGTATGCACTTCATGCGCTGTCCACCTGTCATCTTTGGCCGCCTGCTCCGAGATGAAAACTTGCATGTGCTCAATGAGGACCAGGCTCTCAGCGCACTCATCAATTGGGTGTACTTCCGGAAGGATGAGCGGGAGAAGTATTTCAAGAAGTTCTTCAACTACATCAATCTTAATGCCGTCTCCAACAAGACACTGATGTTTGCCAGCAACAAGCTGATGGGCATGGAGAACAGCTCAGCCCATGCAACCCTGATTGAGAGTGTCCTCGTGGACCGAAAGCAGGAGAGGCCATCCAGCTTGTTGAGCTACCAGCGGAAAGGGGCCCTGCTTGATTCGGTGGTCATCCTGGGTGGTCAAAAGGCCCATGGCAAGTTCAATGATGGAGTGTTTGCTTACATCATCCAGGAGAACCTGTGGTTGAAGCTGTCAGAGATGCCCTATCGGGCGGCAGCACTTAGTGCCACCTCTGCTGGTCGCTACATCTACATCTCTGGTGGTACCACTGAGCAGATTTCTGGGCTGAAGACAGCTTGGCGGTATGACATGGATGACAACTCCTGGACCAAGTTGCCAGACCTGCCGATTGGGCTTGTCTTCCACACCATGGTGACCTGCGGGGGGACAGTGTACTCAGTGGGTGGGAGCATTGCTCCAAGGCGGTACGTCTCCAACATCTATCGCTATGATGAGCGCAAGGAGGCCTGGTGCCTGGCAGGGAAGATGAGCATCCCTATGGATGGCACAGCCGTGATCACCAAGGGTGACCGGAATCTGTACATTGTCACGGGGCGGTGCTTGGTGAAAGGCTATATTTCCCGGGTTGGAGTGGTGGACTGCTTTGACACCAACACTGGGGATGTGGTCCAGTGTATCACCTTCCCCATTGAGTTCAACCACCGGCCCCTGCTCTCTTTCCAGCAGGACAACATCCTCTGTGTACACAGCCACCGGCAGAGTGTGGAAATCAACCTGCAGAAGATAAAGGCCAACAAGACAACCACCTCGGTGCCTCTCTTGCCCAACAACTGCCCCTTAGATGTGTCCCATGCTATATGCTCCATTGGAGACAGCAGAGTGTTTGTATGTGGGGGCGTCACCACAGCCAGCGATGTCCAGACAAAGGACTACACCATCAACCCAAACGCCTACTTGTTGGACCAAAAGACAGGCGAGTGGAAGACCCTGGCCCCCCCACCGGAGGCACTGGACTGTCCTGCCTGCTGTCTAGCCAAGCTACCTTGCAAGATTCTTCAAAGGATTTAAACAACTTTTTCAGTGGGAGAATAAGTAAATGCATTATTATTCACaatttaatgagagagagaggaagatggcCTGTTGGTTCCTTCTTAGTGTTCCAGTCTGTTTGGCCCTGAAAGTGGAGATCCTGGGCTAGGGCTGCTCCCAGTGGGTGGAAATTCAGGGCGACTCTGTCATTGGAGGGATCCAAGCTGAGGCTGGAATGGAGTCCCTGGTGGGTGGGACTGAAGCATCTCCTGGGCACTGGCCAAGGTGGTGTCTGGAAAGCCCCCATTCTATCCCCTATAGTTCTCTCGCCAGCATCTGCTAGATGGACAGATAAAGTGTTTGCTTAGAGTTATGAAGCCGCAGGCTCCTCCAACACTCACTGCCCTCGAGTCTGtccaggaaggcaggggagggccaATCCCAGGTTTGGGACAGGAGACtcatgggctgggctggggggtgggggtggagaaaaTGATGTGGGAAAGGCTCAGGGAGGGGGATAGCGGGAACCGAGCAGGCAGGGTCACTTGGCTGTTGTTTTTGCCCACACAGCTGTGGTGTGTTGAGTCTTATTTGTGGGGAAGTTGGGGGGTTACTTACAACTGTTTTCAGTAAGCAAAGTACATCAGGAACTTTCTCGAGGAATACAGGGCCTGAGGGACTGGGAGTGAAAGAGAGATCagtaaagggagaaaaaagaagtctatgcagtagtccccccttatctgtggttttaCTTCCTGTGGTCAGCTGttgtccagaagcagatgatcctgcTTTGGACGAATCCGCGGAAGGTCGGTCTTAGCCCTACACTATGTCACAACGCCCCCGTCATTCCCCTCACCTCATCTCTTCACATAGGCAGGTTAGCATCTCACATCGTTACAAGAAGGGGGAGTACAGCACAATGAG contains these protein-coding regions:
- the CCIN gene encoding calicin — encoded protein: MKLEFTEKNYNSFVLQNLNKQRKRKEYWDMALTVDHHVFFAHRNVLAAVSPLVKSLISSNDMKTTDELFITIDPNYLSPATVDQLLDYFYSGKVVISEQNVEELLRGAQYFNTPRLRIHCNDFLIKSIRRANCLRYLFLAELFELKEVSDLAYSGIRDNFHYWASPEGCMHFMRCPPVIFGRLLRDENLHVLNEDQALSALINWVYFRKDEREKYFKKFFNYINLNAVSNKTLMFASNKLMGMENSSAHATLIESVLVDRKQERPSSLLSYQRKGALLDSVVILGGQKAHGKFNDGVFAYIIQENLWLKLSEMPYRAAALSATSAGRYIYISGGTTEQISGLKTAWRYDMDDNSWTKLPDLPIGLVFHTMVTCGGTVYSVGGSIAPRRYVSNIYRYDERKEAWCLAGKMSIPMDGTAVITKGDRNLYIVTGRCLVKGYISRVGVVDCFDTNTGDVVQCITFPIEFNHRPLLSFQQDNILCVHSHRQSVEINLQKIKANKTTTSVPLLPNNCPLDVSHAICSIGDSRVFVCGGVTTASDVQTKDYTINPNAYLLDQKTGEWKTLAPPPEALDCPACCLAKLPCKILQRI